One Rhodococcus sp. P1Y DNA window includes the following coding sequences:
- the rpsS gene encoding 30S ribosomal protein S19: protein MPRSLKKGPFVDDHLLAKVDVQNDKGTKQVIKTWSRRSTILPDFIGHTFAVHDGRKHVPVFVSDSMVGHKLGEFAPTRTFKGHIKDDRKAKRR, encoded by the coding sequence ATGCCACGCAGCCTGAAGAAAGGCCCGTTCGTAGACGATCACCTCCTCGCGAAGGTTGACGTCCAGAACGACAAGGGAACCAAGCAGGTCATCAAGACCTGGTCCCGTCGATCGACAATCCTCCCCGACTTCATCGGTCACACTTTCGCCGTCCACGACGGTCGTAAGCACGTACCGGTGTTCGTGTCCGACTCCATGGTCGGCCACAAGCTCGGAGAGTTCGCACCGACCCGTACGTTCAAGGGTCACATCAAGGACGACCGGAAGGCGAAGAGGCGATGA
- the rplB gene encoding 50S ribosomal protein L2 gives MAIRKYKPTTPGRRGSSVSDFAEITRSTPEKSLVRPLHGRGGRNAHGRITTRHKGGGHKRAYRLIDFRRNDKDGVPAKVAHIEYDPNRTANIALLHYADGEKRYIVAPKGIAQGSPIEQGAGADIKPGNNLPLRNIPTGTTIHAVELRPGGGAKMARSAGASIQLLGKEGPYATLRMPSGEIRRVDVRCRATVGEVGNAEQSNINWGKAGRMRWKGKRPTVRGVVMNPVDHPHGGGEGKTSGGRHPVSPWGQAEGRTRSKKKASDKLIVRRRRTGKNKR, from the coding sequence ATGGCAATCCGTAAGTACAAGCCGACCACTCCGGGCCGCCGCGGCTCCAGTGTCTCCGATTTCGCGGAGATCACTCGCAGCACGCCCGAGAAGTCGCTGGTTCGCCCCCTGCACGGTCGCGGTGGACGTAACGCACACGGTCGTATCACCACTCGGCACAAGGGTGGCGGACACAAGCGCGCGTACCGTCTGATCGATTTCCGTCGCAACGACAAGGACGGCGTGCCGGCCAAGGTCGCTCACATCGAGTACGACCCCAACCGCACCGCCAACATCGCTCTGCTGCACTACGCAGACGGTGAGAAGCGCTACATCGTGGCTCCCAAGGGCATCGCTCAGGGTTCGCCGATCGAGCAGGGCGCAGGCGCCGACATCAAGCCGGGCAACAACCTGCCTTTGCGCAACATCCCGACGGGTACGACCATCCACGCGGTCGAGCTTCGTCCGGGTGGCGGCGCCAAGATGGCACGCTCCGCAGGCGCAAGCATCCAGCTCCTCGGTAAGGAAGGCCCCTACGCGACCCTGCGTATGCCGTCCGGTGAAATCCGTCGCGTCGACGTGCGCTGCCGCGCAACTGTCGGCGAGGTCGGCAACGCCGAGCAGTCGAACATCAACTGGGGTAAAGCCGGCCGTATGCGTTGGAAGGGCAAGCGCCCGACCGTTCGTGGTGTCGTGATGAACCCGGTCGACCACCCGCACGGTGGCGGCGAGGGCAAGACCTCCGGTGGACGCCACCCGGTCAGCCCTTGGGGACAGGCCGAAGGCCGTACCCGCAGTAAGAAGAAGGCGAGCGACAAGCTGATTGTCCGTCGTCGTCGTACCGGCAAGAACAAGCGCTAG
- the rpsJ gene encoding 30S ribosomal protein S10: protein MAGQKIRIRLKAYDHEAIDASARKIVETVTRTGARVVGPVPLPTEKNVYCVIRSPHKYKDSREHFEMRTHKRLIDILDPTPKTVDALMRIDLPASVDVNIQ, encoded by the coding sequence GTGGCGGGACAAAAGATCCGCATCAGGCTCAAGGCCTACGACCATGAGGCGATCGACGCGTCAGCGCGCAAGATCGTCGAAACGGTCACCCGTACGGGTGCCCGCGTCGTCGGACCGGTGCCGTTGCCGACCGAAAAGAACGTGTACTGCGTCATCCGTTCGCCCCATAAGTACAAGGACTCGCGCGAACACTTCGAGATGCGTACTCACAAGCGGCTCATTGACATCCTCGACCCGACGCCGAAGACGGTCGACGCGCTCATGCGCATCGACCTGCCTGCCAGTGTCGACGTCAACATCCAGTGA
- the rplN gene encoding 50S ribosomal protein L14 produces the protein MIQQESRVRVADNTGAKEILCIRVLGGSSRRYAGIGDIIVATVKDAIPGGNIKKGEVVKAVIVRTVKERRRPDGSYIRFDENAAVLIKPDNDPRGTRIFGPVGRELREKKFMKIVSLAPEVL, from the coding sequence GTGATTCAGCAGGAGTCGCGAGTACGCGTCGCTGACAACACGGGCGCTAAGGAAATCCTTTGCATCCGCGTTCTCGGTGGCTCGTCACGTCGCTACGCCGGAATCGGCGACATCATCGTAGCTACGGTGAAAGACGCCATCCCCGGTGGAAATATCAAGAAGGGCGAGGTCGTCAAGGCGGTCATCGTCCGTACCGTCAAGGAGCGTCGCCGCCCGGACGGTTCCTACATCCGTTTCGACGAGAACGCTGCCGTGCTGATCAAGCCGGACAACGATCCTCGCGGAACCCGCATCTTCGGCCCGGTCGGCCGCGAGCTGCGTGAGAAGAAGTTCATGAAGATCGTCTCGCTCGCCCCGGAGGTGCTGTAA
- the rpsC gene encoding 30S ribosomal protein S3: MGQKINPHGFRLGITTDWKSRWYADKQYSEYVKEDVAIRKLLATGMERAGIAKVEIERTRDRVRVDIHTARPGIVIGRRGAEADRIRGALEKLTGKQVQLNILEVKNAESEAQLVAQGVAEQLSNRVAFRRAMRKAIQSAMRQPNVKGIRVQCSGRLGGAEMSRSEFYREGRVPLHTLRADIDYGLYEAKTTFGRIGVKVWIYKGDIVGGKRELAAAAPAAGADRPRRERPSRPRRSGASGTTATSTEAGRAASAEAPASTEPNQEG, from the coding sequence GTGGGTCAGAAAATCAACCCGCACGGCTTCCGCCTCGGTATCACCACTGACTGGAAGTCGCGCTGGTACGCAGACAAGCAGTACTCGGAGTACGTCAAGGAAGACGTCGCGATCCGTAAGCTTCTCGCCACCGGCATGGAGCGCGCGGGCATCGCGAAGGTCGAGATCGAGCGCACCCGTGACCGTGTTCGCGTGGACATCCACACGGCACGCCCGGGCATCGTCATCGGTCGTCGTGGCGCCGAGGCCGACCGCATCCGCGGAGCACTCGAAAAGCTGACCGGCAAGCAGGTTCAGCTCAACATCCTCGAGGTCAAGAACGCCGAGTCCGAAGCTCAGCTCGTGGCTCAGGGTGTTGCAGAGCAGCTCAGCAACCGCGTCGCATTCCGCCGCGCAATGCGTAAGGCCATTCAGTCGGCCATGCGTCAGCCGAACGTCAAGGGCATTCGTGTCCAGTGCTCCGGTCGACTCGGCGGCGCCGAGATGTCCCGCTCGGAGTTCTACCGCGAAGGCCGTGTGCCGCTGCACACGCTTCGCGCGGACATCGACTACGGGCTCTACGAAGCCAAGACCACCTTCGGCCGTATCGGCGTGAAGGTGTGGATCTACAAGGGCGACATCGTCGGTGGCAAGCGTGAGCTCGCCGCTGCAGCACCTGCTGCAGGTGCCGATCGCCCGCGTCGTGAGCGTCCATCGCGTCCGCGTCGCTCCGGTGCTTCGGGCACCACGGCGACCAGCACCGAGGCCGGCCGCGCGGCTTCCGCAGAGGCCCCGGCCTCGACCGAGCCGAATCAGGAGGGCTGA
- the rplV gene encoding 50S ribosomal protein L22 produces MSKTETAVNPTAKAVAKHVSVTPMKARRVVDLVRGRSVEDALNILKFAPQAASEPVAKVIASAAANAENNLDLDPSTLIVATAFVDEGKTGKRFQPRAQGRAFRIRKRTSHITVIVESLPKTGGTSRNRRKGQASKEGAQ; encoded by the coding sequence ATGAGCAAGACCGAAACCGCCGTCAACCCGACTGCCAAGGCCGTTGCGAAGCACGTCAGCGTCACGCCGATGAAGGCACGTCGCGTCGTGGATCTGGTTCGCGGGCGCTCCGTCGAGGACGCGCTCAACATCCTGAAGTTCGCGCCGCAGGCAGCCAGCGAGCCGGTCGCCAAGGTGATCGCCTCTGCAGCTGCCAACGCCGAGAACAACCTGGATCTCGACCCGAGCACGCTGATCGTCGCCACTGCTTTCGTCGACGAAGGCAAGACGGGCAAGCGTTTCCAGCCACGTGCACAGGGCCGGGCATTCCGGATCCGCAAGCGCACCAGCCACATCACGGTGATCGTCGAGAGCCTGCCCAAGACCGGCGGAACAAGTCGCAACCGTCGTAAGGGCCAGGCGTCCAAGGAAGGGGCTCAGTAG
- the rpsH gene encoding 30S ribosomal protein S8, translating to MTMTDPIADFLTRLRNANSAYHDEVKLPHSKLKANIAEILKREGYISDFRTEDAEVGKTLIVDLKYGPSRERSLAGVRRISKPGLRVYAKSTNLPKVLGGLGVAIISTSTGLLTERQAAKQGVGGEVLAYVW from the coding sequence ATGACGATGACCGATCCAATTGCAGACTTCTTGACGCGTCTGCGCAACGCCAACTCGGCGTACCACGACGAGGTGAAGCTTCCCCATTCGAAGCTGAAGGCGAACATCGCCGAGATCCTCAAGCGTGAGGGCTACATCTCCGACTTCCGTACCGAGGACGCCGAGGTGGGCAAGACCCTCATCGTCGACCTCAAGTACGGACCCAGCCGTGAGCGCAGTCTCGCAGGCGTGCGTCGCATCTCGAAGCCTGGCCTTCGCGTGTACGCAAAATCCACCAATCTGCCCAAGGTTCTCGGCGGCCTGGGCGTGGCGATCATCTCCACGTCCACCGGTTTGCTCACAGAGCGTCAGGCGGCCAAGCAGGGTGTGGGCGGAGAAGTCCTCGCCTACGTCTGGTAG
- the rplC gene encoding 50S ribosomal protein L3, with amino-acid sequence MTDNKNRPATGILGTKLGMTQVFDENNRVVPVTVIKAGPNVVTQIRTQERDGYSAVQVAFGAIDPRKVNKPVSGQFEKAGVTPRRHVVEIRVADASQFEVGQELTAAVFEDGAYVDVTGTSKGKGFAGTMKRHGFKGQGASHGAQAVHRRPGSIGGCATPGRVFKGMRMSGRMGGDRVTTQNLSVHKVDSENGLLLIKGAIPGRRGNVVIVKSALKGGARA; translated from the coding sequence ATGACTGATAACAAGAATCGGCCTGCAACAGGCATTCTGGGCACCAAGCTCGGAATGACTCAGGTCTTCGACGAGAACAACCGCGTCGTTCCCGTGACCGTGATCAAGGCCGGCCCCAACGTGGTCACCCAGATCCGCACGCAGGAACGTGACGGCTACAGCGCCGTCCAGGTCGCCTTCGGTGCGATCGATCCCCGCAAGGTGAACAAGCCGGTCTCCGGCCAGTTCGAGAAGGCAGGCGTCACGCCTCGCCGCCATGTCGTGGAGATCCGCGTCGCCGACGCCTCGCAGTTCGAGGTCGGCCAGGAGCTCACCGCAGCTGTATTCGAGGACGGCGCATACGTCGACGTCACCGGAACCAGCAAGGGCAAGGGCTTTGCCGGAACGATGAAGCGTCACGGCTTCAAGGGCCAGGGCGCGAGCCACGGTGCTCAGGCCGTGCACCGTCGTCCGGGATCCATCGGTGGCTGCGCCACTCCGGGCCGCGTGTTCAAGGGAATGCGCATGTCCGGCCGTATGGGTGGCGACCGCGTCACAACGCAGAACCTCTCGGTCCACAAGGTGGACAGCGAGAACGGTCTGCTCTTGATCAAGGGAGCAATCCCGGGCCGTCGCGGCAACGTCGTGATCGTCAAGTCTGCATTGAAGGGTGGTGCACGGGCATGA
- the rplE gene encoding 50S ribosomal protein L5, with the protein MTTTENKAGVQPRLKARYRAEIKDALNTEFAYENVMQIPGVVKVVVNMGVGDAARDAKLINGAVADLAAITGQKPEIRKARKSIAQFKLREGMPIGARVTLRGDRMWEFLDRLTSIALPRIRDFRGLSGTQFDGNGNYTFGLNEQSMFHEIDVDKIDRPRGMDITVVTTATNNEEGRALLKHLGFPFKEN; encoded by the coding sequence ATGACTACCACTGAGAACAAGGCAGGCGTTCAGCCTCGCCTCAAGGCGCGCTACCGTGCCGAGATCAAAGACGCCCTCAACACCGAGTTTGCATACGAGAACGTCATGCAGATCCCCGGCGTCGTCAAGGTCGTCGTCAACATGGGCGTCGGCGACGCCGCCCGTGACGCGAAGCTGATCAACGGTGCAGTTGCCGACCTCGCAGCGATCACCGGCCAGAAGCCGGAGATCCGCAAGGCTCGCAAGTCCATCGCGCAGTTCAAGCTCCGTGAAGGAATGCCCATCGGCGCACGCGTCACGCTTCGTGGCGACCGCATGTGGGAGTTCCTGGACCGCCTGACCTCCATTGCCCTTCCCCGAATCAGGGACTTCCGTGGCCTCTCCGGCACGCAGTTCGACGGCAACGGCAACTACACGTTCGGCCTCAACGAGCAGTCGATGTTCCACGAGATCGACGTGGACAAGATCGATCGTCCGCGCGGCATGGACATCACTGTGGTGACCACCGCAACCAACAACGAAGAAGGCCGCGCGCTGCTCAAGCACCTCGGCTTCCCGTTCAAGGAGAACTGA
- the rplX gene encoding 50S ribosomal protein L24 — protein sequence MKVHKGDTVLVIAGKDKGAKGKVIQAYPADSKVLVEGVNRIKKHTAVSANQRGASSGGIVTQEAPIHISNVAVIDSDGNPTRVGYRTDEESGKRVRISRKNGKDI from the coding sequence ATGAAGGTGCACAAGGGCGACACCGTTCTCGTGATCGCAGGCAAGGACAAGGGCGCCAAGGGCAAGGTCATTCAGGCCTACCCCGCTGACTCCAAGGTCCTCGTCGAGGGCGTGAACCGCATCAAGAAGCACACTGCGGTCTCCGCTAACCAGCGTGGCGCGTCTTCGGGCGGAATCGTCACGCAGGAAGCCCCGATCCACATTTCGAACGTCGCGGTCATCGACTCGGACGGAAACCCCACTCGCGTGGGCTACCGCACCGACGAGGAGTCCGGCAAGCGCGTTCGCATTTCCCGGAAGAACGGGAAGGACATCTGA
- a CDS encoding type Z 30S ribosomal protein S14 — protein sequence MAKKALVNKANKKPKFAVRGYTRCNRCGRPHSVFRKFGLCRICVREMAHRGELPGVHKSSW from the coding sequence ATGGCGAAGAAGGCATTGGTCAACAAGGCCAACAAGAAGCCGAAGTTCGCAGTGCGTGGCTACACGCGTTGCAACCGCTGCGGCCGTCCCCACTCCGTGTTCCGCAAGTTCGGCCTGTGCCGTATCTGCGTTCGCGAAATGGCACACCGCGGAGAACTCCCCGGCGTCCACAAGAGCTCCTGGTGA
- the rpmC gene encoding 50S ribosomal protein L29 codes for MATGTPAAELRELTGEELVTKLRESKEELFNLRFQMATGQLDNNRRLRTVRHEIARIYTVLRERELGLATGPADDTAGDAA; via the coding sequence ATGGCTACCGGAACCCCAGCCGCAGAGCTCCGCGAGCTCACCGGTGAAGAGCTGGTCACCAAGCTGCGTGAGTCGAAGGAAGAGCTGTTCAACCTTCGTTTCCAGATGGCTACCGGCCAGCTGGACAACAACCGTCGACTGCGCACCGTTCGTCACGAGATCGCGCGCATCTACACCGTGCTGCGTGAGCGTGAGCTCGGCCTGGCTACAGGTCCTGCCGACGACACTGCAGGTGACGCGGCATGA
- the rpsQ gene encoding 30S ribosomal protein S17: MSEEKTVTEERNNRKVRIGYVVSDKMEKTIVVELEDRVKHPLYSKVIRRTTKVKAHDEKGDAGVGDRVQLMETRPLSATKHWRLVEVLEKAK; the protein is encoded by the coding sequence ATGAGCGAGGAAAAGACTGTGACTGAAGAGCGCAACAACCGCAAGGTTCGGATCGGCTACGTCGTATCCGACAAGATGGAGAAGACGATCGTGGTCGAGCTGGAAGACAGGGTCAAGCACCCTCTCTACAGCAAGGTCATCCGTCGGACCACCAAGGTCAAGGCACATGACGAGAAGGGCGACGCCGGCGTAGGCGATCGCGTTCAGCTCATGGAGACCCGCCCGCTGTCCGCCACGAAGCACTGGCGACTGGTCGAGGTTCTCGAAAAGGCCAAATAA
- the rplD gene encoding 50S ribosomal protein L4, whose product MTSLEKKTNLTLDVKEAGGKTNGTVDLPAEIFDAPANIALLHQVVVAQLAAARQGTHSTKTRGEVRGGGKKPYRQKGTGRARQGSTRAPQFVGGGTVHGPQPRDYSQRTPKKMKAAALRGALSDRARSERLHVITELVAGQTPSTKVAKSFLAEISDRKKVLLVVGREDVAAWKSVQNLEGVHPIAPDQLNTYDVLEADDVVFSVEALNKFIAGPAKNEEGTK is encoded by the coding sequence ATGACCAGCCTCGAGAAGAAGACCAACCTGACGCTGGACGTCAAAGAAGCCGGTGGCAAGACCAACGGCACCGTCGATCTCCCCGCCGAGATCTTCGACGCGCCTGCCAACATCGCGCTCCTGCACCAGGTCGTCGTGGCTCAGCTCGCTGCCGCTCGTCAGGGAACCCACTCCACGAAGACTCGTGGCGAGGTTCGCGGTGGCGGCAAGAAGCCGTACCGCCAGAAGGGCACCGGCCGTGCACGCCAGGGCTCGACCCGTGCGCCGCAGTTCGTCGGCGGTGGAACCGTTCACGGACCACAGCCGCGCGACTACAGCCAGCGGACCCCCAAGAAGATGAAGGCCGCTGCACTGCGCGGAGCCCTCTCCGATCGGGCCCGCAGCGAGCGTCTGCACGTGATCACGGAACTGGTTGCAGGACAGACCCCGTCGACGAAGGTCGCGAAGTCCTTCCTCGCCGAGATCTCCGATCGCAAGAAGGTTCTTCTGGTCGTCGGCCGCGAAGACGTTGCAGCGTGGAAGAGCGTTCAGAACCTGGAAGGCGTGCACCCCATCGCACCCGACCAGCTCAACACGTACGACGTGCTCGAAGCCGATGACGTCGTATTCAGCGTGGAAGCGCTGAACAAGTTCATCGCAGGGCCTGCGAAGAACGAGGAGGGAACCAAGTGA
- a CDS encoding APC family permease: MAALKQDETQAEPGELKRVLGPGLLLLFIVGDILGAGVYAVTGDMISNVGGIAWVPFVLAFVVATLTAFSYLELVTKYPQAAGAALYTHKAFGIHFATFIVAFAVICSGITSAATSSNVVAGNLLAGLHETFSDADGLGWFDIPTGSTSQLVVALLFMGFLAAINLRGVGESVKFNVVLTAIEMVALAIVIVIGFIAVGQGSAEGDIANLVVFEDQNEKGIFLAVTIATTIAFFAMVGFEDSVNMVEETKEPQKIFPKMMLSGLGIACLIYVLVVVAVIAVLPLNYDSGSEGILLHVVRVGAPNLPIDEVFPYMTVFAVANTALINMLMASRCIYGLARQRVLPTALGAVLPKRRSPWAAIVFTTLLAVVLIVVVNRLSGNSVVSALSGTTGLLLLGVFAVVNVACLVLKQRADKTFFRAPVWVPVAGAALCLFLVGPWARTESQMIQYKIAGAMLLLGVVLWAVTYLVNKATGQGAPRIDADKLDEH; encoded by the coding sequence ATGGCAGCACTGAAGCAGGATGAAACGCAAGCGGAACCAGGTGAACTGAAACGCGTCCTCGGACCTGGTCTCCTGCTCCTGTTCATCGTCGGTGACATCCTCGGCGCCGGGGTCTACGCCGTCACAGGCGACATGATCTCGAACGTCGGCGGCATTGCGTGGGTGCCGTTCGTGCTGGCATTCGTCGTCGCGACGCTCACTGCGTTCTCCTATCTGGAACTGGTGACGAAATACCCACAGGCGGCCGGTGCTGCGCTGTACACCCACAAAGCGTTCGGCATTCATTTCGCGACGTTCATCGTTGCCTTCGCGGTGATCTGTTCTGGAATCACGAGCGCTGCGACCTCGTCCAACGTCGTCGCCGGCAACTTGCTGGCGGGACTGCACGAGACCTTCAGCGATGCAGACGGTCTCGGCTGGTTCGACATCCCCACAGGATCGACGTCGCAACTCGTCGTAGCCCTCCTGTTCATGGGATTTCTGGCCGCCATCAACCTGCGCGGCGTAGGTGAATCCGTGAAATTCAATGTCGTGCTCACCGCCATCGAAATGGTAGCCCTGGCGATCGTCATCGTGATCGGCTTCATCGCGGTCGGGCAGGGGAGCGCAGAAGGCGATATCGCCAATCTCGTTGTCTTCGAAGATCAGAACGAGAAAGGGATATTTCTCGCGGTGACGATCGCGACGACTATTGCCTTCTTCGCGATGGTGGGTTTCGAGGACTCGGTGAACATGGTCGAGGAAACGAAGGAACCGCAGAAGATCTTCCCCAAGATGATGCTGTCCGGACTCGGAATTGCGTGCCTCATATACGTATTGGTTGTTGTGGCGGTGATTGCTGTGCTTCCACTGAATTACGACTCGGGGAGCGAAGGAATTCTGCTTCACGTCGTTCGCGTCGGAGCACCTAATCTCCCGATCGACGAAGTTTTCCCTTACATGACTGTATTTGCGGTGGCCAACACCGCACTCATCAACATGCTGATGGCAAGTCGATGTATTTATGGTCTGGCACGCCAGCGGGTGCTCCCGACCGCACTCGGCGCTGTGTTGCCGAAACGCAGATCACCCTGGGCCGCAATTGTTTTCACAACACTGCTGGCCGTAGTGCTCATCGTGGTAGTCAACCGGTTGAGTGGAAACTCCGTGGTAAGCGCACTGTCGGGAACGACAGGTTTGTTGCTGTTGGGCGTATTCGCGGTGGTCAACGTCGCGTGTCTGGTACTTAAACAGCGCGCGGACAAGACGTTCTTCCGCGCGCCGGTGTGGGTGCCGGTCGCTGGTGCCGCTCTGTGTCTGTTCTTGGTCGGTCCGTGGGCGCGCACCGAATCACAGATGATCCAGTACAAGATCGCAGGCGCGATGTTGTTGCTCGGCGTCGTGCTGTGGGCTGTTACGTACCTCGTGAACAAGGCAACGGGCCAGGGAGCGCCGCGAATCGACGCCGACAAGCTCGACGAACACTGA
- a CDS encoding AIM24 family protein, with product MKTLARGENCPAPPGTLTVMLRTQAAVDVSALLLAANGKVRSDDDLIFYNQPAGPGIEYQRDPGGHRIVIEPSQLPSDIDTVAITASLDGTGPLTFASAGPVETTVADTSGTPFVAYPADALGQENALVCLEIYRRADAWKIRAVGQGYTDGLAGIATAFGIEIDDTEADEDYTPAPLTPAASQHPSPAQAQAPVQAPTSGGHLPMKSDLFAPEHSEVPGAGIQKQGSKMCRVGMNGDVMARAGSMVAYQGDLKFEAKGAGGLGRAFKQALSGEGVPLMTVSGRGDLFLANAAQDVHLIDLDGTDGLTINGANVLAFESTLTYDVKRVQGAAAGGNAGFFNCVFTGRGRIAITTDGVPVVLQVDQPTFADPQAAVAWSSSLSTRVKKNDSFGLGTLIGRSTGERFTLEFAGQGFVVVQPSEQPPGGLIGGSGSGEQAGVGGALGGLLGR from the coding sequence ATGAAGACCCTCGCTCGCGGGGAGAACTGCCCCGCCCCACCAGGGACGCTGACCGTGATGCTGCGGACGCAAGCTGCGGTCGACGTCTCCGCGCTGTTGCTCGCCGCGAATGGCAAGGTCCGCTCCGACGACGACCTCATCTTCTACAACCAGCCCGCAGGCCCGGGTATCGAATACCAGCGCGATCCCGGCGGCCACCGAATAGTCATCGAACCGTCGCAACTGCCGTCGGACATCGACACCGTAGCGATTACGGCCTCACTGGACGGCACAGGTCCTCTGACATTCGCGTCAGCCGGTCCAGTCGAGACGACCGTCGCCGATACGTCTGGGACGCCGTTCGTCGCCTATCCCGCAGACGCCTTGGGTCAAGAAAACGCACTCGTGTGTCTCGAGATCTACCGACGTGCAGACGCGTGGAAGATTCGCGCCGTCGGACAGGGCTATACCGACGGGTTGGCCGGTATAGCAACAGCATTCGGTATCGAGATCGACGACACCGAAGCCGACGAGGACTACACCCCAGCACCACTGACACCGGCTGCATCTCAACACCCCTCCCCAGCCCAAGCCCAAGCCCCAGTCCAGGCCCCGACCTCAGGAGGACATCTCCCCATGAAGAGCGATCTGTTCGCACCGGAGCACTCCGAGGTGCCAGGGGCGGGAATTCAGAAACAGGGCAGCAAGATGTGTCGCGTCGGAATGAACGGCGACGTCATGGCTCGAGCCGGATCCATGGTGGCCTACCAGGGCGATCTGAAGTTCGAGGCCAAAGGTGCAGGAGGACTGGGACGCGCGTTCAAGCAGGCGTTGTCCGGGGAAGGCGTTCCCCTCATGACGGTGTCCGGCAGGGGCGATCTGTTCCTGGCCAATGCAGCCCAGGACGTTCACCTCATCGACTTGGACGGCACGGATGGCCTGACGATCAACGGCGCAAACGTTCTCGCGTTCGAGTCGACCCTGACGTACGACGTCAAGCGTGTTCAGGGCGCAGCAGCCGGCGGCAACGCAGGCTTCTTCAACTGTGTCTTCACCGGCCGCGGCCGGATTGCGATCACGACCGACGGAGTGCCGGTGGTCCTGCAGGTCGATCAGCCGACGTTCGCAGACCCGCAAGCTGCGGTGGCGTGGTCGTCCAGTTTGTCCACCAGAGTGAAGAAGAACGATTCGTTCGGCCTCGGGACATTGATCGGACGCAGCACCGGCGAACGGTTCACCCTCGAATTCGCGGGCCAAGGGTTCGTCGTCGTCCAACCCTCCGAGCAACCGCCTGGCGGCCTGATCGGTGGTAGCGGCAGCGGCGAGCAAGCAGGAGTCGGCGGTGCACTCGGCGGGCTACTGGGCCGCTGA
- the rplW gene encoding 50S ribosomal protein L23: MTTIADPRDILLAPVISEKSYGLIEEGTYTFLVHPDSNKTQIKIAVEKIFDVTVTSVNTQNRQGKRKRTRAGYGKRKDTKRALVTLSADSKPIEIFGGPVA, from the coding sequence GTGACCACCATCGCCGATCCCCGCGACATCCTGCTGGCTCCGGTCATCTCCGAGAAGTCCTACGGACTGATCGAAGAAGGCACGTACACCTTCCTGGTGCACCCGGATTCGAACAAGACGCAGATCAAGATCGCCGTCGAGAAGATCTTCGACGTCACCGTGACCAGCGTCAACACGCAGAACCGTCAGGGCAAGCGTAAGCGGACCCGTGCCGGTTACGGCAAGCGCAAGGACACCAAGCGCGCGCTCGTAACGCTCTCCGCCGACAGCAAGCCCATCGAGATCTTCGGAGGTCCGGTCGCGTAA
- the rplP gene encoding 50S ribosomal protein L16, protein MLIPRRVKHRKQHHPKRSGAAKGGTAVTFGDYGIQALEPAYITNRQIESARIAITRHIKRGGKVWINIFPDRPLTKKPAETRMGSGKGSPEWWIANVKPGRVLFELSFPDETVARQALTRAIHKLPMKARIITREEQF, encoded by the coding sequence ATGTTGATCCCACGCCGGGTCAAGCACCGTAAGCAGCACCACCCGAAGCGTTCGGGCGCTGCCAAGGGCGGCACCGCTGTGACGTTCGGTGACTACGGCATTCAGGCTCTCGAGCCGGCCTACATCACCAACCGTCAGATCGAGTCCGCTCGTATCGCGATCACCCGCCACATCAAGCGTGGCGGCAAGGTCTGGATCAACATCTTCCCGGACCGCCCGCTCACCAAGAAGCCTGCCGAGACCCGCATGGGTTCCGGTAAGGGTTCGCCCGAGTGGTGGATCGCCAACGTCAAGCCGGGTCGCGTGCTCTTCGAGCTCTCGTTCCCCGACGAGACCGTCGCGCGTCAGGCACTGACTCGCGCTATCCACAAGCTGCCGATGAAGGCACGCATCATCACCAGGGAGGAGCAGTTCTGA